In Prescottella soli, a genomic segment contains:
- a CDS encoding alpha/beta fold hydrolase, which produces MNPFDFPRPVLIPVNGVELEVFEAGRHNAGKPIVLCHGWPEHAYSWRYQVPALVAAGYHVIVPNQRGYGNSSRPTEVTDYDIEHLSGDLIALLDHYGYEDATFVGHDWGAFVVWGLTLLHPDRVNKVINLSLPYQDRGEQPWIEFMEAVLGSDFYFVHFNRQPGVADAVFEDNTFRFLRNLYRKNEPLREPQPGMALIDLARAETPLGEPLMSDSELAVFVSAFESTGFTGSVNWYRNLDRNWRLLAEVDPIIQQPALMIYGDRDAIARAENLTEFVPNVEVVNLDCGHWIQQERPDETNQAILNWLERQDAT; this is translated from the coding sequence GTGAATCCATTCGACTTCCCCAGGCCCGTCCTTATCCCAGTCAACGGCGTGGAACTCGAAGTCTTTGAAGCAGGGCGACACAATGCCGGGAAACCCATCGTGCTGTGTCACGGATGGCCAGAGCACGCCTATTCTTGGCGATACCAGGTGCCCGCCCTTGTCGCGGCGGGCTACCACGTCATCGTCCCGAACCAGCGCGGCTACGGCAACTCATCACGTCCGACCGAAGTGACGGACTATGACATTGAACATTTGTCGGGTGATCTCATCGCACTTCTCGATCACTACGGCTACGAAGATGCCACCTTTGTCGGTCACGATTGGGGCGCCTTTGTCGTGTGGGGCCTGACCCTGTTGCACCCGGACCGGGTAAACAAAGTGATCAACCTGAGCCTGCCCTACCAGGATCGCGGAGAGCAGCCCTGGATTGAGTTCATGGAAGCCGTGCTTGGCAGTGACTTCTACTTCGTCCACTTCAATCGACAGCCGGGCGTCGCGGACGCCGTGTTCGAAGACAACACCTTCCGGTTCCTCCGCAACCTGTACCGGAAGAACGAACCCCTCAGGGAGCCTCAGCCGGGTATGGCGCTGATCGATCTCGCCAGAGCAGAGACGCCACTCGGTGAGCCTCTGATGAGCGATAGCGAATTGGCCGTTTTCGTCTCCGCCTTCGAATCGACAGGATTCACGGGCAGTGTGAACTGGTACAGGAACCTTGACCGCAACTGGCGTTTGCTGGCGGAGGTGGACCCGATCATCCAACAGCCCGCACTCATGATCTACGGCGACCGTGACGCGATCGCGAGGGCTGAGAACCTGACAGAGTTCGTGCCCAATGTGGAAGTAGTCAATCTCGACTGCGGTCATTGGATCCAGCAAGAAAGACCCGATGAGACCAACCAAGCGATCTTGAACTGGCTGGAAAGGCAGGATGCCACATAG
- a CDS encoding helix-turn-helix transcriptional regulator yields MRNDPTGRALQLLSLLQTHRFWHCAELAARLDVTQRTVRRDIDRLRDLGYPVDSTSGKYGGYRLAAGAHVPPLILDDDESVAVAVGLRYAAEAAIGGIEETSLRALTKIETLLPHRLRRRVSALHSSVSSMRRADDDIVDPEALSVLAAACRDHEHVRFDYRRGDGESSRRLVEPHRLVTAGRRWYLVAWDHHRADWRTFRLDRLSESWLAGSHFTPREIPGGDAAGFVARSVGSPPRHHDAKLAIEATFADLEGVLRWIDHTPIEVAADRCLVQIRSEDLGRLTMTVARIALTAPVVVIEPTELADTVSRLALHLRVSPP; encoded by the coding sequence ATGCGGAACGATCCCACAGGCCGAGCACTGCAACTGCTCTCGCTCCTTCAGACCCATCGTTTCTGGCACTGTGCCGAACTTGCCGCACGACTCGATGTCACGCAGCGAACGGTGCGCCGCGACATCGATCGCCTACGCGACCTTGGCTATCCGGTCGATTCCACGTCCGGAAAATACGGGGGCTACCGACTTGCAGCGGGGGCGCACGTGCCGCCCCTGATCCTCGACGATGACGAGTCCGTGGCGGTAGCCGTCGGACTGCGCTACGCCGCCGAGGCCGCCATCGGCGGCATCGAAGAAACGTCGCTGCGCGCGCTGACGAAGATCGAAACACTCCTGCCCCATCGGCTACGCCGACGTGTGTCGGCACTGCATTCGAGCGTCAGTTCCATGCGGCGGGCCGACGACGACATCGTCGACCCCGAAGCACTCAGTGTGCTCGCTGCGGCATGTCGCGACCACGAGCACGTGCGTTTCGACTACCGGCGAGGTGATGGCGAGAGCAGCAGACGGCTCGTCGAGCCGCACCGCCTTGTCACGGCGGGACGTCGTTGGTATCTCGTAGCATGGGACCACCATCGTGCCGACTGGCGAACATTTCGACTGGACCGGCTCTCGGAGTCCTGGCTGGCAGGCAGTCATTTCACGCCACGCGAGATCCCGGGCGGTGACGCGGCAGGCTTCGTCGCGAGATCAGTCGGCTCGCCACCCCGTCACCACGATGCAAAACTCGCCATCGAAGCCACGTTCGCCGACCTCGAGGGTGTGCTCAGATGGATTGACCACACACCAATCGAGGTGGCAGCGGACCGCTGCCTTGTCCAGATCCGCAGCGAAGATCTCGGCAGGCTCACCATGACGGTTGCGCGCATTGCGCTCACCGCCCCAGTGGTCGTCATCGAACCAACCGAGCTCGCCGACACCGTCAGTCGGCTCGCCCTTCACCTCAGGGTCTCGCCACCATGA